The following coding sequences lie in one Desmodus rotundus isolate HL8 chromosome 1, HLdesRot8A.1, whole genome shotgun sequence genomic window:
- the LOC112304521 gene encoding olfactory receptor 13C8: MGRTNDSTLTEFVLVGLSAHPKLQTVFFVLILWMYLLILLGNGVLISVIIYDSHLHTPMYFFLCNLSFLDICYTSSSVPLILNSFLTVRKSVSFSGCMVQMFLSFAMGATECVLLGMMALDRYVAICYPLRYPVIIRKGVYVLMAAGSWVSGLVDSVVQTSLAMQLPFCANNVINHFVCEILAILKLACADISINVISMAGSNLMVLVIPLLVIFISYIFIVATILRIPSTEGKRKAFSTCSAHLTVVIIFYGTIFFMYSKPKSKRSVGTDNQDIFEALVSLFYGVMTPMLNPLIYSLRNKDVKAAVKSLLGRKNPDGT; the protein is encoded by the coding sequence ATGGGAAGGACCAATGATTCCACGTTGACAGAATTTGTCCTGGTTGGACTTTCTGCCCACCCAAAGCTCCAGACAGTTTTCTTTGTGCTAATTTTGTGGATGTACCTGCTGATCCTTCTGGGAAATGGAGTCCTTATCTCAGTAATCATCTATGATTCTCACTTACACACCCCCAtgtatttcttcctctgtaaTCTTTCCTTCCTGGACATTTGCTACACAAGCTCCTCTGTCCCATTAATTCTTAACAGCTTTCTGACAGTAAGGAAAAGTGTTTCCTTCTCTGGGTGCATGGTgcaaatgtttctctcctttgcaATGGGGGCCACAGAGTGTGTGCTTCTAGGCATGATGGCACttgaccgctatgtggccatctgctaCCCACTGAGATACCCTGTCATCATAAGAAAAGGTGTCTACGTGCTCATGGCAGCTGGGTCCTGGGTCTCTGGGCTTGTCGATTCGGTGGTGCAGACATCTCTCGCAATGCAATTACCATTCTGTGCTAACAATGTCATTAACCATTTTGTCTGTGAAATCCTGGCTATCCTAAAACTGGCCTGTGCTGACATTTCAATCAATGTGATCAGTATGGCAGGATCAAATCTGATGGTTCTGGTTATTCCATTgctagtaatttttatttcttacatttttattgttgctacTATTCTGAGGATCCCTTCCACTGAAGGAAAACGTaaggccttctccacctgctcaGCCCACTTGACGGTGGTGATTATATTCTATGGAacaattttcttcatgtattccAAGCCCAAGTCGAAGAGGTCTGTTGGCACAGATAATCAAGACATCTTTGAGGCCCTCGTCTCCCTCTTCTATGGAGTGATGACTCCCATGCTCAATCCTCTCATCTACAGTCTGCGGAACAAGGATGTAAAAGCTGCCGTGAAGAGCTTGCTGGGTAGGAAAAACCCTGATGGGACATGA
- the OR13C3 gene encoding olfactory receptor 13C3: MYFILDLPSETEDMDKINKTFVSEFLLLGLSGYPKIEIIYFVLILVMYLVILIGNGVLIIACIFDSRLHTPMYFFLGNLSLLDICYTSSSVPSTLVSLISKKRNISFSGCAVQMFFGFAMGSTECLLLGMMAFDRYVAICNPLRYPIIMSKVAYVLMASVSWLSGGINSVVQTSLAMQLPFCGNNIINHFTCEILAVLKLACADISLNIITMLVSNMAFLVLPLLVIFFSYMFILYSILRMNSATGRRKAFSTCSAHLTVVIIFYGTIFFMYAKPKSQGLPGEDKLQTSDKLISLFYGVVTPMLNPIIYSLRNKDVKTAVKYLLNQKPIQ, from the coding sequence atgtattttatattagatCTTCCTTCTGAAACAGAAGACATGGATAAAATTAACAAGACATTTGTATCAGAATTTCTTCTTCTTGGTCTTTCTGGATACCCAAAGATTGAGATCATTTACTTTGTTCTAATCCTAGTTATGTATCTAGTGATTCTGATTGGCAACGGTGTTCTGATCATAGCATGCATCTTTGATTCCCGTctccacacccccatgtacttcttcctgggCAACCTCTCTCTCCTGGATATCTGCTACACATCCTCCTCCGTTCCCTCCACTTTGGTGAGCTTAAtctcaaagaaaagaaacatttccttCTCTGGATGCGCAGTGCAGATGTTCTTTGGGTTTGCAATGGGGTCAACAGAGTGTTTGCTCCTCGGCATGATGGCGTttgaccgctatgtggccatctgtaACCCTCTGAGATACCCCATCATCATGAGCAAGGTGGCGTATGTACTGATGGCTTCCGTGTCATGGCTCTCTGGTGGAATCAACTCGGTTGTGCAAACATCTCTTGCTATGCAATTGCCTTTTTGTGGGAATAATATTATCAATCACTTCACGTGTGAAATATTAGCTGTCCTGAAGCTAGCTTGTGCTGATATATCCCTCAATATTATTACCATGTTGGTATCAAATATGGCGTTCCTGGTTCTTCCATTGttggtcatttttttctcctacatGTTCATCCTCTACAGCATCTTGAGAATGAACTCAGCCACAGGGAGACGCAAGGCCTTTTCCACCTGCTCAGCACATCTGACTGTGGTGATCATATTTTATGGTACCATCTTCTTTATGTATGCCAAACCCAAGTCTCAAGGACTGCCTGGGGAAGACAAGTTGCAAACTTCAGACAAGCTTATTTCCCTGTTTTATGGGGTAGTGACCCCCATGCTAAATCCTATAATCTATAGCTTGAGAAATAAAGATGTAAAAACTGCTGTGAAATATCTGCTGAACCAAAAACCTATTCAATAA